The following proteins are co-located in the Rhodococcus opacus B4 genome:
- a CDS encoding aldehyde dehydrogenase family protein, whose translation MTAVVHSPAALDPRVVDFVSSPKRMFVDGRWVDSASGRTFETVDPATGQVITTVPHAGVEDVDRTVAVARRAFESGPWRSITPAERQRILWKIGEGILARADQFAQLESIDNGKSVAVAKAVDVTWAAEIFFYYAGWATKIEGRTIPVSVPWAPGARFHAFTTREPIGVCAQIIPWNFPLVMAAFKVAPALTCANTMILKPAEQTPLTALLLAEVIAEAGVPDGVFNVLTGYGDIGAALSSHDDVDKVAFTGSTEVGKKIVNAASGNLKKVSLELGGKSPQVIFSDADLEAAIPGVASGFLFNHGQACTAGTRLLVEDRIFDEFTSGVADFAKSQKIGPGLDPTNDIGPLISQEQLGKVTGYIDAGLAAGARALAGGGRHGDTGYYVEPTLLVDVNRDFSVYQEEIFGPVAVAVPFNRDEGVRAAANDTPYGLAASVWTRDVSRAHEVAAEIKAGTVWVNCHNAFDTALPFGGYKQSGWGRELGEGAIGEYTQSKSVNIAL comes from the coding sequence ATGACTGCAGTCGTTCACTCCCCAGCAGCCCTCGACCCCCGAGTCGTCGACTTCGTGTCGTCGCCGAAGCGCATGTTCGTCGACGGCCGCTGGGTGGACTCGGCGTCGGGCCGCACGTTCGAGACGGTCGATCCCGCCACCGGACAGGTGATCACGACGGTCCCGCACGCCGGCGTCGAGGACGTGGACCGCACGGTGGCAGTGGCCCGGCGGGCCTTCGAGTCCGGGCCGTGGCGCTCGATCACCCCCGCCGAACGTCAGCGGATCCTCTGGAAGATCGGCGAGGGAATCCTCGCCCGGGCCGATCAGTTCGCGCAGCTCGAATCCATCGACAACGGCAAGTCCGTGGCGGTCGCGAAGGCCGTCGACGTGACGTGGGCGGCGGAGATCTTCTTCTACTACGCCGGCTGGGCCACCAAGATCGAGGGCCGCACCATCCCCGTGTCCGTGCCGTGGGCGCCCGGGGCACGATTCCATGCGTTCACCACCCGCGAACCGATCGGCGTCTGCGCGCAGATCATCCCCTGGAACTTCCCGCTGGTGATGGCCGCGTTCAAGGTGGCCCCGGCGCTGACCTGCGCGAACACCATGATCCTCAAGCCTGCGGAGCAGACCCCGCTCACTGCGCTGCTCCTCGCCGAGGTGATCGCCGAGGCCGGCGTCCCCGACGGCGTGTTCAACGTGCTCACCGGTTACGGCGACATCGGCGCGGCGCTGTCGAGTCACGACGACGTCGACAAGGTCGCGTTCACCGGATCCACCGAGGTGGGAAAGAAGATCGTGAACGCCGCGTCGGGAAACCTGAAGAAGGTATCCCTCGAACTCGGCGGCAAGAGCCCACAGGTGATCTTCTCCGACGCCGACCTCGAGGCCGCGATCCCGGGCGTCGCCAGCGGGTTCCTGTTCAACCACGGTCAGGCCTGCACGGCCGGAACGCGTCTGCTCGTCGAGGATCGGATCTTCGACGAATTCACGTCCGGGGTTGCCGATTTCGCGAAGTCGCAGAAGATCGGGCCGGGCCTCGACCCCACCAACGACATCGGACCGCTGATCTCGCAGGAGCAGTTGGGCAAGGTCACCGGATACATCGACGCCGGGCTCGCCGCCGGTGCCCGCGCCCTCGCCGGTGGCGGGCGGCACGGCGACACCGGCTACTACGTCGAGCCGACCCTGCTGGTCGACGTGAACCGCGACTTCAGCGTGTACCAGGAGGAGATCTTCGGACCGGTCGCGGTCGCGGTGCCGTTCAACCGTGACGAAGGGGTCCGCGCCGCGGCCAACGACACGCCCTACGGCCTCGCCGCCAGCGTGTGGACCCGGGACGTCTCCCGCGCCCACGAGGTGGCGGCCGAGATCAAGGCGGGCACGGTGTGGGTGAACTGCCACAACGCGTTCGACACCGCACTTCCGTTCGGCGGCTACAAGCAGTCCGGATGGGGACGCGAACTCGGTGAGGGCGCCATCGGTGAATACACCCAGAGCAAGTCCGTGAACATCGCGCTCTAG
- a CDS encoding APC family permease, with protein MSGTPRIRSRSPVAGLERARLSFVQVLGQSVSAVAPSAVMVTLPALVIPDAGRATLAVFAAAAILMTAVGYCVGQFATRMVAVSGLYSYIVKGLGAVPGFAGGWSLLVGYAAAAMASTLGAASYLAALLGRVGLPTGSTLIAVLAAIVGLLALLLMIRGVKLSARIMLAIEVFAIVAASAALVVAFVQSVREGATASAGGAKSGSAVGFAVLLAITSFVGFESAGTVAREARNPFVTVPRAIRWTPIALGVLYVFAAALQLPEPVREGVDSLPIVLTLPDTSGAGSSALSVVMELGITASWFACVLGSTTALSRTLFAMGREGVVPTVFGRTHHRFHTPHVALAAAMPVIVAVPVVYLFVSGSSRDVLIGLLAVSAHGYVLAYVLLCVATPAFLRRIGELTRLPLVIGALAATAMVALVGWAAFSRTYVAGAATAVYVLLMLLGAAVFAIRARRSPGIGERMGVYDEAVADDLLGRYRPWEVRR; from the coding sequence GTGTCCGGTACACCGAGAATCAGAAGTAGATCACCGGTCGCCGGTCTCGAGCGCGCGCGCCTGAGCTTCGTCCAGGTGCTCGGGCAGTCCGTGTCCGCGGTCGCACCGTCGGCGGTGATGGTCACGCTGCCCGCTCTCGTCATCCCCGACGCCGGCCGGGCGACCCTCGCAGTGTTCGCCGCCGCGGCGATCCTGATGACCGCGGTCGGCTACTGCGTCGGACAGTTCGCCACGCGGATGGTGGCCGTCAGCGGTCTCTACAGCTACATCGTGAAGGGTCTCGGGGCGGTCCCCGGTTTCGCCGGCGGCTGGTCGCTGCTCGTCGGTTACGCCGCCGCCGCCATGGCGAGCACGCTCGGCGCCGCGAGTTACCTCGCGGCGCTACTCGGCCGGGTCGGACTTCCGACGGGGTCAACGCTCATCGCGGTCCTCGCGGCGATCGTCGGGCTGCTCGCCCTGCTGCTGATGATCCGGGGGGTGAAGTTGTCGGCGCGGATCATGCTCGCCATCGAGGTCTTCGCCATCGTCGCCGCCTCGGCCGCCCTCGTCGTCGCGTTCGTCCAATCGGTCCGGGAGGGCGCGACCGCGTCGGCGGGCGGCGCGAAATCGGGGTCCGCGGTCGGGTTCGCCGTGCTGCTCGCGATCACGTCGTTCGTCGGATTCGAGAGCGCGGGCACGGTGGCGCGGGAAGCCCGCAACCCGTTCGTCACCGTTCCGCGCGCCATCCGGTGGACCCCGATCGCCCTGGGCGTTCTGTACGTGTTCGCGGCCGCCCTGCAACTGCCGGAGCCGGTGCGAGAGGGAGTCGACTCGCTGCCGATCGTCCTCACGTTGCCCGACACGTCCGGCGCCGGGTCGTCGGCGCTGTCGGTCGTGATGGAACTCGGCATCACCGCCTCCTGGTTCGCCTGCGTCCTCGGTTCGACGACCGCACTGTCGCGAACCCTGTTCGCGATGGGCCGCGAAGGAGTGGTTCCGACCGTGTTCGGCCGGACGCACCACCGGTTCCACACCCCGCACGTGGCGCTGGCGGCCGCGATGCCGGTGATCGTCGCCGTCCCCGTCGTCTACCTGTTCGTCAGCGGTTCGAGCCGCGACGTCCTGATCGGGCTGCTCGCGGTGTCCGCGCACGGCTACGTCCTCGCGTACGTGCTGCTGTGCGTCGCGACGCCGGCGTTCCTCCGGCGGATCGGCGAACTGACCCGGCTCCCCCTGGTCATCGGCGCGCTGGCGGCGACGGCGATGGTGGCACTGGTCGGGTGGGCGGCGTTCTCGCGAACGTACGTCGCGGGTGCGGCGACCGCCGTCTACGTGCTTCTCATGCTCCTCGGCGCCGCGGTGTTCGCGATCCGCGCGAGGCGATCCCCCGGAATCGGAGAACGGATGGGTGTGTACGACGAGGCCGTGGCCGACGACCTGCTGGGCCGCTACCGCCCGTGGGAGGTCCGCCGGTGA
- a CDS encoding IclR family transcriptional regulator, whose amino-acid sequence MSPDDRALSGRQPKAVTSALRVLEEVARAGSGVTAKDIAARLSMPSATTYRLLNILVGEGYVVRLPDLSGFALGQKIGVLVDAAVVPTVCAAAREVLAELRLSVRFGVHLFYYTNVAVRTADADPEYPPPEDESFLNQHLYACAVGKLLLAEKSELESVIPRWEPRALTARTLVARSELIANLDLIRSRGFATQLAELRDASACVAVPVRSGSGTLVGSLALSGHVDHEHLMLRHVPSLREHAERLAPLMA is encoded by the coding sequence GTGAGCCCCGACGACAGGGCCCTGTCGGGTCGGCAGCCGAAGGCCGTCACCAGCGCACTGCGGGTGCTCGAGGAGGTGGCCCGCGCCGGCTCGGGTGTCACGGCGAAAGACATCGCCGCCCGCCTGTCGATGCCGTCGGCGACCACGTACCGGCTGCTCAACATCCTCGTCGGCGAAGGCTATGTGGTGCGGCTCCCCGACCTGTCGGGGTTCGCCCTGGGCCAGAAGATCGGGGTCCTCGTCGACGCCGCCGTCGTGCCCACCGTGTGTGCGGCGGCGCGGGAGGTCCTCGCCGAGCTTCGACTGTCGGTGCGCTTCGGGGTCCACCTCTTCTACTACACCAACGTCGCCGTCCGCACCGCCGACGCCGACCCCGAATATCCGCCGCCGGAGGACGAGTCGTTTCTCAACCAGCACCTGTACGCGTGTGCGGTCGGCAAGCTTCTCCTCGCGGAGAAGTCGGAACTCGAATCCGTGATCCCCCGTTGGGAGCCCCGGGCGCTGACGGCCCGCACCCTCGTCGCGCGGAGCGAACTGATCGCGAATCTGGACCTGATCCGCAGCCGGGGGTTCGCCACCCAACTCGCGGAGCTGCGGGACGCGTCGGCGTGTGTCGCCGTCCCCGTCCGGTCCGGATCGGGGACGCTCGTGGGCAGCCTGGCCCTGTCGGGGCACGTCGATCACGAACACCTCATGTTGCGCCACGTCCCGTCACTGCGGGAGCACGCGGAACGGCTCGCCCCGCTGATGGCCTGA
- a CDS encoding SGNH/GDSL hydrolase family protein → MSDDEKPAGPAPSGRPRSGPVKPGLPPVLAACVVALALPWTQPAAADAAPDSPVRYVALGDSRATGSPQDLLSIRDGCFRTSDAYPQIVADTLSPASYVSRACAGAKTENITTTPQFTVTGPQPPQIGALRPDTTLVTVSIGGNDIAWSSLVEPCYTPAPGLDAKCRGDAITARRMNDALAVLGPKVSTTLAAIAAKAPAATVLLVGHGGIFGDRGCWPFVPASDADAAFVVQFFVRMNNVLADAARTNGARFVDVAAAATGHDACAGPDRRWFEGLVPQSFTMPLHPTHEGLNAMASLVVTALL, encoded by the coding sequence ATGAGTGATGACGAAAAACCCGCCGGGCCCGCACCATCCGGTCGCCCTCGAAGCGGTCCCGTGAAGCCGGGACTGCCCCCGGTCCTCGCCGCGTGCGTGGTGGCGCTCGCGCTCCCGTGGACTCAGCCGGCCGCGGCGGACGCCGCACCGGACTCCCCCGTCCGGTACGTCGCATTGGGTGACTCGCGCGCCACCGGGTCACCTCAGGATCTGCTGTCGATTCGAGACGGGTGCTTCCGCACATCCGACGCGTACCCCCAGATCGTCGCCGACACCCTGAGCCCGGCATCGTACGTCAGCCGGGCGTGCGCGGGCGCGAAGACCGAAAATATTACGACAACACCGCAATTCACCGTCACCGGGCCGCAGCCTCCGCAGATCGGGGCCCTCCGGCCGGACACGACGCTCGTCACCGTCAGCATCGGCGGAAACGACATCGCGTGGTCGTCGTTGGTCGAGCCCTGCTACACGCCCGCCCCGGGGTTGGACGCGAAGTGTCGTGGCGACGCCATCACGGCGCGGCGCATGAACGACGCTCTCGCGGTGCTCGGCCCGAAGGTCTCCACCACCCTGGCCGCAATCGCCGCGAAGGCTCCGGCCGCAACAGTGCTCCTGGTGGGGCACGGGGGCATCTTCGGTGACCGCGGCTGCTGGCCCTTCGTCCCGGCGAGCGACGCCGACGCCGCCTTCGTGGTGCAGTTCTTCGTGCGAATGAACAACGTTCTCGCCGATGCAGCGCGCACCAACGGCGCCCGGTTCGTCGACGTGGCCGCCGCGGCGACGGGGCACGATGCGTGCGCCGGCCCCGATCGGCGCTGGTTCGAGGGCCTCGTCCCCCAGTCGTTCACGATGCCCCTGCACCCCACCCACGAGGGGCTGAACGCGATGGCCTCGCTGGTCGTCACCGCCCTTTTGTGA
- a CDS encoding WhiB family transcriptional regulator, translated as MLLAETSGIRAPAAAPHHEGWREVAACRGVASSVFFSPDGERGQARARREANAQQICEDCPVLAQCRDHALAADEPYGIWGGMTEADRRRHARRTRSGERR; from the coding sequence GTGCTGTTGGCAGAAACGTCAGGAATACGGGCCCCCGCGGCCGCACCCCATCACGAGGGGTGGCGCGAGGTCGCCGCGTGCCGCGGAGTCGCATCGTCGGTGTTCTTCTCCCCCGACGGCGAACGCGGTCAGGCCCGGGCCCGTCGCGAGGCGAACGCCCAGCAGATCTGCGAGGACTGCCCGGTCCTCGCCCAGTGCCGCGACCACGCCCTGGCAGCGGACGAACCGTACGGAATCTGGGGAGGGATGACCGAGGCCGACCGCCGGCGCCACGCTCGCCGAACCCGCTCCGGCGAGCGCCGCTGA
- a CDS encoding NAD(P)-dependent oxidoreductase — MTTTVGFVGLGNIGGRVVAHLVKAGHDVAVYDLNTASVDAAVALGARSVASPAEAATKAEALFLSLPTPAIVEGVVAEVLQQRNQGLVIVDHSTIDPDTTRRLAQDAQAAGASFLDAPVSGGVQGAEAGTLAVMLGGDEASVKKVIPLIETYAGNIFHVGPSGSGQAIKLANNQVTAANIVALGEGLSSAVAAGVDLDTAVAVLTKSSANSNVLSNYFPKTLFTEERPTGFALDFMHKDLGLFLDAAGKSELPTPITSLVRDLFSIGQRDGRGGKDFTSVVEFYEDFTGIRLQTKGNHQ, encoded by the coding sequence ATGACAACCACCGTTGGCTTTGTGGGCCTCGGAAACATCGGTGGCCGGGTAGTTGCACACCTGGTCAAGGCGGGTCACGACGTCGCGGTGTACGACCTGAACACGGCGTCCGTCGACGCAGCGGTCGCCCTCGGTGCCCGCTCGGTGGCCTCTCCGGCCGAGGCAGCGACCAAGGCCGAGGCGCTGTTCCTGAGCCTGCCCACCCCGGCGATCGTCGAAGGCGTTGTCGCAGAGGTTCTGCAGCAGCGCAATCAGGGCCTGGTCATCGTCGATCACAGCACGATCGACCCGGACACCACCCGTCGTCTCGCCCAGGACGCGCAGGCCGCCGGTGCCAGCTTCCTCGACGCACCCGTCAGCGGCGGCGTCCAGGGCGCCGAGGCCGGCACCCTCGCGGTGATGCTCGGCGGCGACGAAGCCTCGGTGAAGAAGGTGATCCCGCTCATCGAAACCTACGCGGGCAACATCTTCCACGTCGGACCCTCCGGAAGCGGCCAGGCGATCAAGCTCGCCAACAACCAGGTCACCGCCGCGAACATCGTCGCCCTCGGTGAAGGCCTGAGCAGTGCCGTCGCCGCCGGCGTCGACCTCGACACCGCCGTCGCGGTGCTGACCAAGAGCTCGGCCAACAGCAACGTGCTGAGCAACTACTTCCCCAAGACCCTGTTCACCGAGGAGCGACCCACCGGGTTCGCGCTCGACTTCATGCACAAGGATCTCGGGCTGTTCCTCGACGCCGCCGGCAAGTCCGAACTCCCCACCCCGATCACCAGCTTGGTGCGCGACCTGTTCAGCATCGGCCAGCGCGACGGCCGCGGCGGCAAGGACTTCACCAGCGTCGTCGAGTTCTACGAAGACTTCACCGGCATTCGCCTGCAGACGAAGGGAAACCACCAGTGA
- a CDS encoding aldehyde dehydrogenase family protein: MSTSTMTTATKVSQLIGGEWGPADSGDWIEVENPARREVLALIPNSGESDVNRAVAAAKTAFGPWKALPARDRGALLIKIGDKIAENQEQLARIIASETGNALRTQARGEAASGADIFRFYGQIASEQKGETLPFGDNLVSYTVREPLGVVGGIVPWNAPVTLSSLKIAMALAMGNTLVLKTAELAPLAVLQLAEWAAEILPAGVLNVLTGSGQRVGVPLSKHPDVAKLTFTGSTGVGKDILAAAADRIVPVTLELGGKSPAIVFPDSDDDATVDGVIAGMRFTRQGQSCTAGSRLYLHEDIFDSFLEKLKNKLAGFTIGDPLDEATDIGAIVSEKQFDTVCRYINSGIEQGGTVITGGPGRPLDGEGFFVAPTVITGADADWDITREEVFGPVLVVIPWKDEDEVLAAANDSTYGLAGYVWTKDITKAIRTANALEVGWVQINRGGGQLPGMSYGGIKQSGLGREYSVDGALESFTQVKNITIAV; the protein is encoded by the coding sequence GTGAGCACCTCCACCATGACCACCGCCACCAAGGTCAGCCAGCTCATCGGCGGCGAATGGGGCCCAGCAGATTCCGGTGACTGGATCGAGGTCGAAAACCCTGCCCGCCGTGAGGTTCTGGCCCTCATTCCGAACTCCGGCGAATCCGACGTCAACCGCGCCGTCGCCGCCGCCAAGACCGCATTCGGACCGTGGAAGGCACTGCCTGCCCGCGACCGTGGTGCACTGCTGATCAAGATCGGCGACAAGATCGCCGAAAACCAGGAACAACTCGCCCGGATCATCGCCTCGGAGACCGGCAACGCCCTGCGCACCCAGGCACGCGGTGAGGCGGCGAGCGGCGCCGACATCTTCCGCTTCTACGGCCAGATCGCCTCCGAGCAGAAGGGCGAAACCCTGCCGTTCGGTGACAACCTCGTCAGCTACACCGTGCGCGAACCGCTCGGAGTCGTAGGCGGCATCGTCCCGTGGAACGCCCCGGTCACCCTGTCGTCGCTGAAAATCGCCATGGCACTGGCGATGGGCAACACTCTGGTCCTCAAGACCGCCGAACTCGCCCCACTGGCAGTGCTCCAGCTCGCCGAATGGGCCGCGGAAATCCTCCCCGCCGGGGTGCTCAACGTGCTGACCGGGTCGGGACAGAGGGTCGGTGTGCCGCTGTCGAAGCACCCCGACGTCGCGAAGCTGACCTTCACCGGGTCCACCGGAGTCGGCAAGGACATCCTCGCCGCGGCAGCGGACCGGATCGTGCCGGTCACCCTCGAACTCGGCGGCAAATCGCCGGCGATCGTGTTCCCGGACTCGGACGACGACGCCACCGTCGACGGCGTCATCGCCGGAATGCGGTTCACCCGCCAGGGTCAGTCCTGCACCGCAGGCTCGCGGCTCTACCTGCACGAGGACATCTTCGACTCGTTCCTCGAGAAGCTGAAAAACAAGCTGGCCGGCTTCACGATCGGCGACCCGCTGGATGAGGCCACCGACATCGGGGCCATCGTCAGCGAGAAGCAGTTCGACACCGTCTGCCGCTACATCAACTCCGGCATCGAGCAGGGCGGCACCGTCATCACCGGCGGCCCCGGACGCCCGCTCGACGGCGAGGGCTTCTTCGTCGCCCCGACGGTGATCACCGGCGCCGACGCCGACTGGGACATCACCCGCGAAGAGGTCTTCGGCCCCGTCCTCGTGGTCATCCCGTGGAAGGACGAGGACGAGGTCCTGGCCGCGGCCAATGACAGCACCTACGGTCTGGCCGGCTACGTGTGGACCAAGGACATCACCAAGGCGATCCGCACCGCCAATGCCCTCGAGGTCGGCTGGGTGCAGATCAACCGCGGCGGCGGTCAGCTTCCCGGTATGTCCTACGGCGGCATCAAGCAGTCCGGCCTCGGCCGCGAGTACTCCGTCGACGGGGCACTCGAAAGCTTCACCCAGGTCAAGAACATCACCATCGCGGTCTGA
- a CDS encoding amino acid permease — translation MTVDSSHEQLNEDGLAQGLNKRHIRMIAIGGAIGVGLFLGSGKGISYAGPALIGVYAITGVFIFIIMRALGELLMYRPVTGSFAEYAREFLGPAYGFITGWGYWITWTIIGMAELTAAGIFVKFWFPSMPQYLTALIALIALVCLNLAKVGFFGEAEFWFASIKVITIVALIAGGIFALVFNVGKAGQEGGIANLWDHGGIAPHGLLAVLLAFQIVVFSYQGVELIGMTAAETKDRATVLPKAINSIPWRIGIFYVGTLVVLLSLFPWDQFNADSSPFVKGFTQIGLPAAASIMNFVVLASALSSCSAGLFSNGRLLKKLASDGVAPKMFEKTNRGHVPAAAIIASGSLMLVGVAINAIVPEKAFSYISSVATLGAIWSWGVIVACHLVYRRRVERGDLPASAFRLPLAKPLCWATLAFLTAVTVLLAFDEGQRIALYALPIWAVVLLAGYYLSTRRTVDIAPTPNRSPDNDHPALHP, via the coding sequence ATGACAGTCGACAGTTCGCACGAACAGTTGAACGAGGACGGCCTCGCACAAGGCCTGAACAAACGACACATCCGGATGATCGCCATCGGCGGCGCCATCGGAGTGGGCCTGTTCCTCGGCTCCGGCAAGGGAATCTCCTACGCCGGACCGGCCCTGATCGGTGTCTACGCGATCACCGGCGTGTTCATCTTCATCATCATGCGCGCCCTCGGGGAGCTGCTGATGTACCGGCCCGTCACCGGCAGTTTCGCAGAGTACGCCCGCGAGTTCCTCGGTCCTGCTTACGGTTTCATCACCGGCTGGGGGTATTGGATCACCTGGACGATCATCGGCATGGCCGAGCTCACCGCCGCGGGCATCTTCGTCAAGTTCTGGTTTCCCTCGATGCCGCAGTATCTGACCGCCCTCATCGCGCTGATCGCCCTCGTCTGTCTGAACTTGGCGAAGGTCGGCTTTTTCGGTGAGGCCGAATTCTGGTTCGCCTCCATCAAGGTCATCACCATCGTCGCCCTCATTGCAGGCGGAATCTTCGCTCTCGTCTTCAATGTGGGTAAGGCAGGTCAGGAGGGCGGTATCGCCAACCTGTGGGATCACGGCGGTATCGCCCCGCACGGTCTGCTGGCTGTGCTGCTCGCCTTCCAGATCGTGGTCTTTTCCTACCAGGGCGTCGAATTGATCGGCATGACTGCCGCCGAGACGAAGGACCGGGCCACCGTCCTGCCCAAGGCGATCAATTCCATCCCCTGGCGGATCGGCATCTTCTACGTCGGCACCCTGGTCGTGCTGCTCTCCCTGTTCCCGTGGGACCAGTTCAACGCCGACTCGAGCCCGTTCGTGAAGGGCTTCACTCAGATCGGGCTCCCCGCCGCCGCCAGCATCATGAACTTCGTCGTCCTCGCCTCGGCACTGTCGTCGTGCAGCGCAGGCCTGTTCAGCAACGGCCGCCTGCTCAAGAAGCTCGCCTCCGACGGGGTGGCCCCGAAAATGTTCGAGAAGACCAACCGCGGGCACGTCCCGGCGGCGGCGATCATCGCGTCGGGCTCGCTGATGCTGGTCGGTGTCGCGATCAACGCGATCGTCCCGGAGAAGGCGTTCTCCTACATCTCCTCGGTCGCCACCCTCGGCGCCATCTGGTCCTGGGGCGTCATCGTCGCCTGCCACCTCGTCTACCGGCGCCGCGTCGAACGCGGCGACCTGCCCGCCAGTGCCTTCCGGCTGCCGCTCGCCAAGCCGTTGTGCTGGGCCACCCTCGCCTTCCTCACCGCGGTCACCGTCCTGCTCGCGTTCGACGAGGGTCAGCGGATCGCCCTCTATGCCCTGCCGATCTGGGCCGTCGTGCTCCTTGCCGGCTACTACCTGTCCACCCGCCGGACAGTAGACATCGCGCCGACCCCGAACCGGTCCCCGGACAACGACCATCCCGCATTGCATCCCTGA
- a CDS encoding DegT/DnrJ/EryC1/StrS family aminotransferase, with product MKPRSTIAPWASPIAQERLSALEHLHTEDSAAQVVESVHRALTEYHARIDDGIVLYAGTNVLSPNVTALHDTALSTRPALGWPGEKVQTAVQEIEHLEVIAARQVAASMRGTYAEVRYLTATMANLAAYIAFTEPGDTIAVLSPESGGHASHQQSLGTAGIRGLTVEHLPYSPSALDIDAGEISDFVYRVRPRLIVVGGSVTLFPHNLDPIREAADRVGAVLVYDASHTAGLIAAGYYQDPLAEGADVVTFSTYKTYAGPAGGAAVTHSAEYAERLAEAAYPTMLSNYDPARLGPLAIAAREAIEQAPAWAAATIEYAGELAANLNAHGLIVVGRRLGYTRSHQIVIDAQRLGGAPVAVRRLEAAGIYTGACRLPWQTPGSSPEGVRLGVQEFIRRGAGFDTVTDLADLIYRSLTTSTEHPLAQDTRLLRHRVTTDLWGRPATAPSPEEWSVV from the coding sequence ATGAAACCCCGTTCGACCATTGCCCCGTGGGCATCACCGATCGCTCAGGAGCGTCTGTCGGCCCTCGAGCACCTGCACACCGAAGACAGCGCAGCCCAGGTCGTCGAGTCCGTGCACCGGGCCCTGACCGAGTATCACGCCCGCATCGACGACGGCATCGTCCTCTACGCCGGCACCAACGTCCTGTCCCCGAACGTCACCGCCCTGCACGACACCGCCCTGTCCACCCGGCCCGCGCTGGGGTGGCCCGGGGAGAAGGTGCAGACCGCGGTCCAGGAGATCGAACACCTCGAGGTAATCGCCGCCCGCCAGGTCGCCGCCTCGATGCGAGGCACCTACGCCGAGGTCCGGTACCTCACCGCGACCATGGCGAACCTCGCCGCCTACATCGCGTTCACCGAACCCGGCGACACCATCGCCGTGCTGTCCCCGGAATCCGGGGGTCACGCCAGCCATCAGCAGAGCCTCGGCACCGCCGGCATCCGCGGGCTGACCGTCGAACACCTACCGTATTCGCCCAGTGCCCTCGACATCGACGCCGGCGAGATCAGCGACTTCGTCTACCGGGTTCGGCCGCGCCTGATCGTGGTCGGTGGCAGCGTCACCCTGTTTCCGCACAACCTCGACCCGATCCGCGAGGCCGCCGACCGGGTCGGTGCCGTCCTGGTCTACGACGCCTCCCACACCGCGGGCCTGATCGCGGCCGGCTACTACCAGGACCCGCTCGCCGAGGGCGCCGATGTGGTGACCTTCTCGACGTACAAGACCTACGCCGGTCCCGCGGGCGGCGCCGCCGTCACCCACTCCGCCGAATACGCCGAACGCCTCGCCGAGGCCGCGTATCCGACGATGCTCTCGAACTACGACCCGGCCCGGCTCGGCCCCCTCGCAATCGCCGCCCGCGAGGCGATCGAGCAGGCCCCGGCGTGGGCCGCGGCCACCATCGAGTACGCCGGCGAGCTGGCCGCCAACCTCAACGCACACGGACTCATCGTCGTCGGCCGCCGGCTGGGCTACACCCGCAGCCACCAGATCGTCATCGACGCTCAACGGCTCGGCGGCGCACCCGTCGCAGTCCGCCGTCTCGAGGCCGCCGGCATCTACACCGGCGCCTGCCGGCTGCCCTGGCAGACCCCGGGAAGCTCACCGGAAGGCGTGCGCCTGGGCGTACAGGAGTTCATCCGCCGCGGCGCCGGCTTCGACACAGTCACCGATCTCGCCGACCTGATCTACCGATCGTTGACCACCTCCACCGAACACCCCCTCGCCCAGGACACCCGCCTGCTCCGCCACCGTGTCACCACCGACCTGTGGGGTCGCCCCGCGACTGCGCCCTCTCCGGAAGAATGGAGCGTGGTCTGA